The proteins below are encoded in one region of Candidatus Eisenbacteria bacterium:
- the purN gene encoding phosphoribosylglycinamide formyltransferase — translation MKPLRLLLLASGQGSHVANLIDATRDGRIEGRVTRVVTDRADAPALERARERGITAEVLPESPAGSRLARDAEDRLLAIAREDRPDLVALCGFMRLLRPETLQGIEVPVLNVHPSLLPRFRGLNAQRQAIEAGAAVTGATVHVVDSGMDTGPVLLQAELPIRPGETAEELSARLLPLEHRLYVEAIRTIQQGVTK, via the coding sequence ATGAAGCCGCTCCGGCTGCTCCTCCTCGCCTCCGGGCAGGGGAGCCATGTCGCGAACCTGATCGATGCGACGCGTGACGGCCGGATCGAGGGCAGGGTCACGCGGGTGGTCACGGATCGGGCGGACGCCCCGGCGCTCGAGCGAGCGCGGGAGCGCGGCATCACGGCCGAGGTGCTGCCGGAATCTCCCGCGGGGTCGAGACTGGCGCGCGACGCCGAGGACCGTCTTCTCGCGATCGCGCGAGAGGACCGTCCGGATCTCGTCGCGCTCTGCGGCTTCATGCGGCTCCTTCGTCCGGAGACGCTTCAAGGGATCGAAGTTCCGGTCCTGAACGTCCACCCGTCGCTCCTCCCACGCTTTCGAGGGCTGAACGCACAGCGTCAGGCGATCGAGGCCGGGGCGGCCGTCACCGGTGCGACGGTGCATGTTGTCGATTCGGGAATGGACACCGGTCCGGTGCTGCTCCAGGCGGAGCTTCCGATCCGGCCGGGGGAGACCGCCGAGGAGCTCTCGGCGCGGCTCCTGCCGCTCGAGCACCGGCTCTACGTCGAAGCCATACGAACCATCCAGCAGGGGGTGACGAAATGA